The Elusimicrobiota bacterium genome has a window encoding:
- the rplN gene encoding 50S ribosomal protein L14, whose translation MIQERTMLTVMDNTGAKKLMCIRILGGTGRRYGFIGDIIVGTVKDALPTANVKKSTVVKAVVSRVAKEHKRKDGSYIKFDDNACVIIDENGDPKGTRIFGPVARELREKNFLKIISLAPEVV comes from the coding sequence GTGATACAAGAACGTACAATGTTGACTGTTATGGATAACACCGGTGCAAAAAAGTTAATGTGCATCAGGATTTTGGGCGGAACCGGACGCAGGTATGGTTTTATCGGGGATATTATAGTAGGCACTGTGAAAGATGCTTTGCCGACAGCTAATGTTAAAAAAAGCACTGTTGTTAAAGCCGTGGTTTCTCGCGTTGCCAAAGAGCACAAAAGAAAAGACGGTTCTTATATCAAATTTGACGATAATGCATGTGTTATTATCGATGAAAATGGCGACCCTAAAGGAACTAGAATATTCGGGCCGGTAGCCCGTGAATTAAGAGAAAAGAATTTTTTGAAGATTATTTCTTTGGCTCCGGAAGTGGTATAG
- the rplX gene encoding 50S ribosomal protein L24, with product MAFLKKKDKVVVIAGKDKSKRGEVLRTMPEENRAVVSKINIVKKHKKPSQTDPGGVSEVEMPVAISNLMLVCPKCDQPTRAKNDFLSDGKKVRICRKCGEMIV from the coding sequence GTGGCATTCTTAAAGAAAAAAGATAAAGTTGTTGTAATTGCGGGTAAAGATAAAAGCAAAAGAGGCGAAGTTTTGAGAACAATGCCTGAAGAAAATAGAGCGGTTGTCTCAAAAATTAATATTGTAAAAAAGCATAAAAAGCCTTCTCAAACCGATCCGGGAGGAGTAAGTGAAGTTGAGATGCCGGTAGCGATATCAAACCTGATGCTGGTTTGCCCTAAATGCGACCAACCGACCAGGGCAAAAAATGATTTTTTATCGGATGGTAAAAAAGTTCGAATCTGCAGGAAATGCGGTGAAATGATAGTTTAA
- the rplE gene encoding 50S ribosomal protein L5 — protein sequence MSSKHEPRLKKFYLEKVIPGMMEKYDFKNRLQVPRIEKIVINIGLSEARENVKVVDLAIAELATITGQKPQIRRAKKSISNFKLRKGMPVGTRVTLRGDKMYEFIDRFITVSIPRIRDFHGLELKGFDGQGNYNLGLKEQYIFPEVEIDKSDKARGMNITFVTTAENDDESKNLLILLGMPFKKQEKK from the coding sequence ATGAGCTCAAAACACGAACCAAGACTTAAAAAATTTTATTTAGAAAAAGTTATTCCGGGAATGATGGAAAAATATGATTTTAAAAACCGGTTGCAGGTACCCAGGATTGAGAAAATTGTCATTAATATAGGTCTGTCAGAAGCCAGGGAAAACGTAAAGGTGGTAGATCTGGCGATTGCAGAGCTTGCTACTATAACAGGCCAGAAACCCCAGATTCGACGGGCGAAAAAATCAATATCTAATTTCAAATTACGTAAAGGAATGCCTGTCGGAACCAGAGTTACATTGCGCGGAGATAAGATGTATGAATTTATAGACAGGTTTATAACTGTTTCAATTCCGCGCATCAGGGATTTTCACGGCCTTGAATTAAAAGGTTTTGACGGGCAGGGAAATTACAATCTGGGGCTCAAGGAACAATATATTTTTCCTGAAGTTGAAATTGATAAATCCGACAAAGCCCGAGGTATGAATATTACATTTGTTACAACTGCAGAAAATGACGATGAATCAAAGAACCTGTTAATTTTATTAGGAATGCCTTTTAAGAAACAGGAAAAAAAGTAA
- a CDS encoding type Z 30S ribosomal protein S14 — protein sequence MATIASMVKMRKPQKFSTRFRNICRICGRPRGFLSDFGLCRICFRRLAHKGEIPGVTKSSW from the coding sequence ATGGCGACAATTGCTTCAATGGTAAAAATGCGTAAACCGCAAAAATTCAGCACTAGGTTCCGTAATATATGCAGGATTTGCGGAAGGCCCAGAGGGTTTTTAAGTGATTTTGGATTATGCAGAATTTGTTTCCGCAGGCTAGCACATAAAGGCGAGATACCAGGTGTTACTAAATCCAGTTGGTGA
- the rpsH gene encoding 30S ribosomal protein S8, with product MSSDLIADMIAMINNAQIKYLEKIDAPSSKIKEEICKILKEEGYIASYKKIENYKQGLLRIYFEYGQNKERTITEIKRKSKPGLRVYRKWNEIPKIYRGLGISIVSTSKGLMTDRDARKKHLGGEIICTVW from the coding sequence ATGTCCAGTGATTTGATTGCAGATATGATAGCAATGATAAACAACGCTCAAATTAAATATCTTGAAAAAATTGATGCGCCTTCTTCAAAGATTAAGGAGGAAATATGCAAGATTCTCAAAGAAGAAGGGTATATTGCCTCCTACAAAAAAATTGAGAATTATAAACAGGGGTTGTTAAGAATTTATTTCGAATACGGCCAGAACAAAGAAAGGACTATTACTGAAATAAAACGCAAATCAAAACCCGGATTAAGAGTTTATAGAAAATGGAACGAAATACCAAAGATTTACCGCGGGTTAGGAATCTCTATCGTTTCTACGTCTAAAGGATTAATGACCGACAGGGACGCAAGAAAAAAACACCTAGGCGGGGAAATCATCTGCACGGTTTGGTAA
- the rplF gene encoding 50S ribosomal protein L6, which yields MSRLAKKPIVIPEKVKVELKDHVFTVTGPLGKITQKYVHNIEVKAEDNKVSISRSSDKRIDRMSQGLVWSLMRNAITGVTKGFNKDLEIRGVGYNGQIIGQELVLRLGFSHLVKFKIPEGIKITVDSKGIIVSVIGYEKQLVGETAARIRRIRPPEPYKGTGIRYVGEHVAKKAGKSAVGVGTGAAGGGGGAKK from the coding sequence ATGAGTCGACTGGCAAAAAAACCCATAGTTATACCGGAAAAAGTCAAAGTTGAGCTTAAAGACCATGTTTTTACAGTAACCGGGCCTTTAGGTAAAATAACGCAAAAGTATGTACATAACATCGAGGTAAAAGCTGAAGATAATAAGGTTTCTATAAGCCGCAGCAGTGATAAACGTATAGACCGTATGTCCCAGGGCCTGGTTTGGTCGTTGATGAGAAATGCAATAACAGGCGTTACCAAAGGGTTTAATAAGGATCTTGAAATCAGGGGAGTTGGTTACAACGGTCAAATTATCGGCCAGGAACTTGTTTTAAGGTTGGGTTTCAGCCATCTTGTAAAATTTAAAATACCTGAAGGCATTAAGATTACCGTTGATTCAAAAGGAATCATTGTTTCGGTTATAGGTTATGAAAAACAGCTTGTTGGTGAAACAGCCGCAAGAATAAGAAGGATCAGGCCGCCTGAACCCTATAAAGGAACAGGAATAAGATACGTGGGAGAGCATGTAGCTAAAAAAGCGGGTAAATCAGCTGTAGGCGTAGGTACAGGTGCTGCCGGCGGTGGCGGGGGAGCTAAAAAGTAA
- the rplR gene encoding 50S ribosomal protein L18 encodes MTISRDEKLILNKQKIRNKISGTLGCPRITVFRSLKHIYAQAIDDDGGKTLAMASTTSLELKGKLEKVKKIDQAKKVGELLAKKLLEKNINKIVFDRSGRKYHGRIKALAESARTAGLKF; translated from the coding sequence ATGACAATATCAAGAGATGAAAAATTAATACTGAATAAGCAAAAAATAAGAAATAAAATCAGCGGAACTTTGGGCTGTCCCCGGATAACTGTTTTCAGGAGCCTTAAGCATATTTATGCCCAGGCTATTGATGACGACGGTGGAAAGACTTTAGCAATGGCTTCTACAACTTCACTGGAACTTAAAGGCAAACTTGAAAAAGTTAAAAAAATAGACCAGGCAAAAAAAGTCGGTGAATTGCTGGCAAAAAAATTGCTCGAAAAAAATATTAACAAAATCGTTTTTGACAGATCTGGTAGAAAATACCACGGTAGAATAAAAGCTCTGGCTGAGTCTGCCCGTACAGCCGGTTTAAAATTTTAA
- the rpsE gene encoding 30S ribosomal protein S5 produces the protein MAEQTKKSVSNEGNPLVETVIAVNRVSKVVKGGKRFSFNAIVVVGDQRGNVSLGLGKAKEVREAISKATNRAKKQMTKVSLVNTTIPHEIIGRCGASRVLLKPASIGTGVIAGGSVRAMMEAVGIQDILSKCLGSTNPINVAKATMDALMRLKTEDQIRQILKKHETT, from the coding sequence ATGGCTGAACAAACAAAAAAATCAGTAAGTAATGAAGGCAATCCTCTTGTAGAAACAGTAATAGCAGTAAACAGAGTATCAAAAGTCGTAAAAGGAGGAAAAAGGTTTTCATTCAATGCTATTGTAGTAGTCGGCGACCAAAGAGGAAATGTTTCCCTTGGTTTGGGAAAAGCAAAGGAAGTCCGCGAAGCTATTTCCAAAGCAACAAACAGGGCAAAAAAACAAATGACAAAAGTATCTCTTGTTAATACCACCATTCCTCATGAAATAATAGGAAGGTGCGGTGCATCAAGAGTCCTGCTGAAACCAGCTTCGATCGGAACCGGTGTTATTGCAGGCGGAAGCGTAAGAGCTATGATGGAAGCAGTAGGTATACAGGACATTTTAAGCAAATGTTTGGGCTCGACAAACCCGATTAACGTCGCTAAAGCAACTATGGACGCGTTGATGAGATTAAAAACTGAAGACCAGATAAGGCAGATACTAAAAAAACATGAAACTACATAA
- the rplO gene encoding 50S ribosomal protein L15 — MKLHNLKPAKGSRHKKKILGHGRASGHGASSTRGMKGQRSRSGGTKAPWFEGGQMPLLRRIPKRGFTNQKFKIEYYLVNVDTLENIFETGTEITPELLYEKGLIDNMALGVKILGDGEIKKSFRIKAHKFSRTAAEKIKAAGGTYEEIGISAKQAG, encoded by the coding sequence ATGAAACTACATAACTTAAAGCCGGCAAAAGGCTCGAGGCATAAAAAGAAAATTTTGGGGCACGGAAGGGCAAGCGGGCACGGGGCGAGTTCTACCCGCGGGATGAAGGGGCAAAGGTCACGTTCAGGCGGGACAAAAGCTCCCTGGTTTGAAGGCGGACAGATGCCTCTTCTAAGGCGTATTCCTAAAAGAGGTTTTACGAATCAGAAATTTAAAATAGAATATTATTTGGTAAATGTTGATACGCTTGAAAATATTTTTGAAACGGGCACGGAAATTACACCGGAGTTGTTATATGAGAAAGGGTTGATAGATAATATGGCCCTTGGCGTAAAAATACTTGGTGACGGTGAAATAAAGAAATCCTTCAGAATAAAAGCGCATAAGTTTTCCAGGACTGCCGCAGAAAAAATTAAAGCTGCAGGCGGGACTTATGAAGAAATCGGTATATCCGCAAAACAAGCTGGTTAA
- the secY gene encoding preprotein translocase subunit SecY, which yields MLKSFTDIFKIPELKRKILITLGIIIAYRAGAAVPVSGINPDALRSLFDAHSNSLLGFMDMFSGGAMSNLSIFSLGIMPYINASIIMSLLQGAHVLPWVDRLAKEGEHGRKKITQITRYATVVLALVQGFGLTMMISKMPTPGDLTIVDNPTFAFYALTVLTLVTGTMLVMWLGEQITQFGIGNGISLMIFAGIVDRLPAAIKDFIRMFRIEELSLLKAIVLLVFVLLVIGIVIWVETAQRKIPVQYAKRIVGRKMLGGASTFLPLKVDQAGVIAVIFAISVLSAPLTVLQFMSNNPWAQKLMEFWQRGSWLYEIVYALLIIFFCYFYNSIQMNPTDMAENMKKWGGFIPGIRPGEATAKHIQRIIERITLSGAIFVVLIAIMPDILRSAFNAPFFFGGTALLIVVGVSLDTIGQIESQMIMRHYEGFMKQGRIKGRWFNIK from the coding sequence ATGTTAAAATCTTTTACAGATATTTTTAAAATTCCTGAGTTAAAAAGAAAAATCCTGATAACTTTGGGGATAATCATTGCTTACCGGGCAGGCGCAGCTGTTCCTGTATCGGGTATTAATCCTGATGCTTTGCGTTCTTTGTTTGATGCGCATAGTAATTCATTATTGGGTTTTATGGATATGTTTTCTGGTGGTGCAATGAGTAATCTTTCTATATTTTCCCTCGGGATAATGCCCTATATTAATGCCTCGATTATAATGTCTCTTCTTCAAGGAGCTCATGTTTTACCCTGGGTTGACCGGTTAGCAAAAGAAGGCGAACATGGCAGGAAAAAAATAACGCAAATAACCAGGTATGCCACCGTAGTACTTGCACTGGTTCAGGGTTTCGGACTCACAATGATGATTTCAAAAATGCCAACACCAGGTGACTTAACGATAGTAGATAACCCGACATTCGCTTTTTATGCACTCACTGTTTTAACATTAGTGACTGGAACTATGCTTGTTATGTGGTTAGGTGAACAAATTACGCAATTCGGGATAGGCAATGGAATTTCATTGATGATATTCGCTGGCATTGTAGACCGCTTGCCCGCTGCCATCAAAGATTTCATAAGAATGTTCAGGATAGAAGAATTGAGTCTTTTAAAGGCGATAGTTCTGCTTGTTTTCGTTTTATTAGTTATTGGTATTGTAATATGGGTTGAAACCGCTCAAAGGAAAATACCGGTCCAATATGCGAAGAGAATTGTTGGTAGAAAAATGTTGGGAGGGGCAAGCACGTTTCTTCCTTTGAAAGTAGACCAGGCTGGTGTTATTGCTGTCATTTTCGCTATTTCAGTTTTATCAGCGCCCCTTACAGTTCTTCAATTTATGTCGAATAACCCATGGGCACAAAAATTGATGGAATTCTGGCAGAGAGGTTCATGGCTCTACGAGATAGTTTATGCTCTTTTAATAATTTTCTTTTGTTATTTTTACAACTCTATTCAGATGAATCCTACGGATATGGCAGAAAACATGAAAAAATGGGGCGGATTCATACCGGGGATCAGGCCCGGCGAAGCCACAGCAAAACACATACAAAGAATAATCGAACGAATAACTCTTAGCGGTGCGATATTTGTTGTTTTAATCGCTATTATGCCTGATATTTTAAGATCAGCATTTAATGCACCATTTTTCTTCGGAGGCACGGCATTGTTAATTGTTGTAGGCGTTTCTCTTGACACAATAGGACAGATAGAGTCACAGATGATCATGCGCCATTATGAAGGATTTATGAAGCAGGGAAGAATTAAAGGCAGATGGTTTAATATAAAATAA
- a CDS encoding adenylate kinase, with product MNIILLGAPGSGKGTQAANIIKEYKIPHVSTGDLFRGTLKKNTKISREIRKFVNKGALVPDDIVIDMFKRRVEKSDCRKGFISDGFPRNLFQAKILDRYFQEKSKKIDAVLFLNLSSAESLKRLTARWLCPSCNRGYNMISQPPKADSLCDVCKVKLVQRIDDTPQTVKRRLKIYKVETCPIVNYYKKQKKLFTIQADKKIEKIFKDIKRALNKIN from the coding sequence ATGAACATAATCCTTTTAGGTGCGCCGGGTTCCGGAAAGGGAACCCAAGCTGCAAACATTATAAAAGAATATAAAATACCTCATGTATCAACTGGTGATTTATTCAGGGGAACACTCAAAAAGAATACGAAAATATCCAGGGAAATTAGAAAATTTGTCAATAAGGGAGCCCTGGTTCCTGATGATATAGTTATTGACATGTTCAAAAGGAGAGTAGAAAAATCTGATTGCAGAAAAGGTTTTATCTCTGATGGTTTTCCAAGAAATCTATTCCAGGCAAAAATATTAGACAGGTATTTTCAAGAAAAAAGTAAAAAAATAGACGCAGTATTATTTCTTAACTTAAGTTCAGCTGAAAGTTTAAAAAGGCTTACTGCCAGGTGGTTGTGCCCTTCATGCAACAGGGGTTATAATATGATTTCGCAGCCCCCTAAAGCAGATAGCCTTTGTGATGTTTGTAAAGTCAAACTTGTGCAGAGAATTGATGATACTCCTCAGACTGTTAAAAGAAGACTGAAGATATACAAAGTTGAAACTTGTCCAATAGTAAATTATTATAAAAAACAAAAAAAATTATTCACAATTCAAGCCGATAAAAAAATTGAAAAAATATTTAAAGATATAAAAAGAGCGCTTAATAAAATAAACTAA
- the map gene encoding type I methionyl aminopeptidase, translating to MIELKTKAELDILRECGRIVSEILAEVKKGLKPGVTTKDLEEIADRNFDLFHVVPAFKGYRGFPGSICVSVNEELVHGIPRKTKSIKDGDIVKVDIGIKHKGFFGDVAETVPVGNISNEIKDLLKASYGSFEAVLKYARPEYMLGDISAGVQDYIESRGYSVIRDFVGHGIGRMLHEKPEVPNFGKHNTGPRLQPGLVIAAEPMIALGSWEIQILKDNWTVVMIDKKYCAHYEHMIAITENGPELLTQLNPILD from the coding sequence TTGATAGAATTAAAAACCAAAGCTGAACTTGATATTTTGAGAGAATGCGGCAGGATTGTCAGTGAAATACTGGCTGAAGTAAAAAAGGGATTAAAGCCGGGAGTCACTACAAAAGATTTGGAAGAAATAGCTGATAGAAATTTTGATCTTTTCCATGTTGTGCCAGCTTTTAAAGGTTATAGAGGGTTTCCGGGATCTATTTGTGTTTCAGTGAACGAAGAACTCGTTCATGGAATACCCAGAAAGACAAAATCCATTAAAGACGGGGATATAGTCAAAGTTGACATCGGGATAAAACACAAAGGTTTTTTCGGAGATGTGGCGGAAACCGTGCCCGTAGGTAATATCAGCAACGAAATAAAGGATTTACTGAAGGCTTCTTACGGAAGTTTTGAAGCAGTTTTAAAATATGCCCGGCCTGAGTATATGCTTGGTGATATCTCTGCAGGAGTTCAGGACTATATTGAAAGCAGAGGCTATTCTGTAATCAGGGATTTTGTAGGGCATGGAATAGGCCGGATGCTTCATGAAAAACCGGAAGTACCCAACTTCGGGAAACATAACACCGGCCCCAGGCTTCAGCCGGGTTTAGTTATAGCAGCTGAACCCATGATTGCATTGGGCAGTTGGGAGATTCAGATTTTAAAGGATAATTGGACTGTTGTTATGATTGACAAGAAATATTGCGCCCATTACGAGCATATGATTGCAATTACCGAGAATGGTCCTGAACTCCTTACGCAGTTGAACCCAATTTTAGATTAA
- the infA gene encoding translation initiation factor IF-1 has protein sequence MMKEDKIQVEGEVFETLPNAMFKVKIESGHVILAHLCGKMRMHYIKILPGDKVTVELSPYDLTRGRITYRKK, from the coding sequence ATTATGAAAGAAGATAAAATACAGGTTGAGGGCGAAGTATTCGAAACATTGCCGAATGCAATGTTCAAAGTAAAAATAGAATCGGGTCATGTGATACTTGCTCATTTATGCGGCAAAATGAGGATGCATTATATCAAAATATTGCCGGGAGATAAGGTAACGGTAGAACTTTCTCCCTACGACCTAACAAGGGGAAGAATTACGTACAGAAAAAAATGA
- the rpmJ gene encoding 50S ribosomal protein L36: MKVKSSIKKICQKCKIIKRKRIVRIICSDVRHKQRQG; encoded by the coding sequence ATGAAAGTAAAATCATCGATAAAAAAAATTTGTCAAAAATGTAAAATCATAAAAAGAAAAAGAATTGTAAGAATTATTTGTTCAGATGTAAGGCACAAACAAAGACAGGGCTAA
- the rpsM gene encoding 30S ribosomal protein S13 — translation MAARIAGVDLPKEKRVDVALRYIFGIGKVLADRVLETVQINPTTRVKDLTEEEAGKISAEISTNYKVEGDLRREISANIKRLVDIGSYRGMRHRRNLPVRGQRTKTNARTRRGKRKTVGSVKAVKAKAAPAPAK, via the coding sequence ATGGCAGCTCGTATAGCTGGAGTAGATTTGCCGAAAGAAAAAAGAGTTGACGTTGCTCTTAGATACATTTTTGGTATCGGAAAAGTGTTGGCTGACAGGGTTTTAGAAACTGTACAAATTAATCCGACTACCCGTGTTAAAGATTTGACAGAAGAAGAAGCAGGAAAAATAAGCGCTGAAATCTCAACAAATTATAAGGTCGAAGGTGACCTGCGCCGCGAAATATCAGCAAATATTAAACGCCTTGTTGATATCGGCAGTTACAGGGGAATGAGGCATAGAAGAAATTTACCTGTACGTGGGCAGAGAACGAAAACGAACGCAAGAACCCGCAGAGGAAAGAGGAAAACTGTAGGCAGTGTAAAAGCAGTTAAGGCTAAAGCTGCACCAGCTCCGGCAAAATAA
- the rpsK gene encoding 30S ribosomal protein S11, which yields MATKTNLKKRVVGIFCRVYIHSSFNNTIVTITDEKGNTLIWETAGSSGFKGTKKGTPYAAQIAAGNAAKKAVEMGVKQASVYVKGPGPGREVAIRALQAAGLSISTIKDITPIPHNGCRPPKSRRV from the coding sequence ATGGCAACTAAAACGAATTTAAAGAAAAGAGTTGTAGGTATTTTTTGCAGGGTTTATATCCATTCTTCATTTAATAACACGATTGTTACGATTACTGACGAAAAAGGCAATACCTTAATTTGGGAAACTGCCGGTTCAAGCGGTTTTAAAGGTACGAAAAAAGGCACTCCTTATGCCGCTCAGATAGCCGCAGGCAACGCTGCTAAAAAAGCAGTTGAAATGGGTGTTAAACAGGCTTCAGTTTATGTTAAAGGACCCGGGCCGGGCAGAGAAGTTGCCATCAGAGCGCTGCAAGCAGCGGGATTATCCATTTCTACGATAAAAGACATAACGCCTATACCGCATAATGGATGCAGGCCGCCGAAGTCTAGAAGAGTTTGA
- the rpsD gene encoding 30S ribosomal protein S4, which yields MGRYLGSVCKLCRRVNEKLFLKGERCDIKCTLDKRKKKAGGKTSRFPSKQSEYGKRLREKQKTRFSAFLNETQFHNYYKQAKKMAGSPGPNLLYLLETRLDNVVRRMGFAQSIIGARQLVSHGNIKVNNRNLRVPAYRVRIGDKIVLNDKLKENAALKRWFGNYTKAPTWLTVNKENFSGEVVSLPTRQDISYPVDETLIVELYSR from the coding sequence ATGGGTCGTTACTTAGGTTCAGTATGTAAATTATGCCGCAGAGTAAACGAGAAACTGTTTTTAAAAGGTGAAAGGTGCGATATTAAATGTACTCTTGACAAACGCAAAAAAAAAGCAGGAGGAAAAACTTCACGTTTCCCTTCAAAACAGAGCGAGTATGGAAAACGATTAAGAGAAAAGCAAAAAACAAGGTTTTCTGCTTTCCTGAACGAAACGCAGTTTCACAATTATTATAAACAAGCTAAAAAAATGGCCGGTTCACCAGGGCCTAATCTGCTCTATCTTCTTGAAACCAGGTTAGATAATGTCGTGAGAAGGATGGGGTTTGCGCAGTCAATTATAGGCGCCAGGCAGTTGGTTTCGCACGGAAATATTAAAGTTAATAACCGGAATTTGAGAGTTCCTGCCTACAGGGTAAGAATAGGCGATAAAATAGTATTGAATGATAAACTGAAGGAGAATGCGGCATTAAAGAGATGGTTTGGCAATTATACCAAAGCGCCGACATGGCTTACTGTCAATAAGGAAAATTTCTCGGGAGAAGTAGTTTCTCTGCCCACCCGCCAGGACATTTCTTATCCTGTCGATGAAACTTTGATAGTAGAATTATATTCAAGATAA
- a CDS encoding DNA-directed RNA polymerase subunit alpha produces the protein MTELVFSQQLSTEKQVDTYGKFIAEPFEPGYGHTIGNSLRRILLSSLEGAAITNCKIRGTGNFIVRHEYDTIKNIKEDVMQILLNLKKIRLKMYSSGPETLVLTVKGEKIVTAKDIKGNPNIEIINADQEIATSEPGGLLEIEMEVTRGRGYAFAEQNKKSSHSVDVIPVDALFSPVIKVNYEVENARVGHRTDYDRLIIEIWTDGSILPADVLAYSAKILRDSLNIFLKPEKREEEKPVSHTEFIQKEKMAELLNQPVEILGLSSRPINCLKSAQIKILKELVEKNEEEIASLRNMGKRSMDEIKEKLSEQNLKLGMTTESK, from the coding sequence ATGACAGAATTAGTTTTTTCTCAGCAATTGAGCACAGAAAAACAAGTTGATACATATGGGAAATTTATTGCTGAGCCATTTGAACCTGGCTATGGGCATACAATCGGCAATTCGTTAAGGCGTATACTCCTTTCGAGCCTGGAAGGGGCTGCCATCACAAACTGTAAAATTCGCGGGACAGGCAACTTCATAGTAAGGCACGAATATGACACGATAAAAAACATCAAAGAAGATGTCATGCAGATCCTTCTTAATTTAAAGAAAATAAGGCTCAAAATGTATTCTTCAGGGCCTGAAACGCTTGTTCTTACCGTCAAAGGCGAAAAAATTGTCACGGCGAAAGATATAAAGGGGAACCCGAATATAGAAATCATTAATGCTGACCAGGAAATTGCTACTAGTGAGCCGGGTGGGTTGCTCGAAATTGAGATGGAAGTAACCCGGGGCAGGGGTTACGCTTTTGCCGAGCAAAACAAAAAATCATCCCATTCGGTTGACGTTATTCCCGTGGATGCTCTTTTTTCGCCGGTTATAAAAGTGAACTACGAAGTGGAAAATGCCCGTGTCGGACATAGAACGGATTATGACAGGCTTATTATAGAAATCTGGACTGATGGAAGCATCCTTCCGGCAGATGTTTTGGCTTATTCCGCTAAAATATTAAGAGACAGCTTGAATATTTTTCTTAAACCGGAAAAAAGAGAGGAAGAAAAACCTGTTTCACATACTGAATTTATTCAAAAAGAAAAAATGGCGGAATTACTCAACCAGCCGGTTGAAATACTTGGTTTATCATCCAGGCCTATTAACTGCCTGAAGTCAGCCCAGATAAAAATCTTGAAAGAGCTGGTTGAAAAAAACGAGGAAGAGATAGCAAGCCTTCGTAACATGGGAAAAAGATCTATGGATGAAATAAAAGAAAAATTATCGGAGCAAAACTTAAAACTTGGAATGACTACGGAGAGTAAATAA
- the rplQ gene encoding 50S ribosomal protein L17, which produces MLTTSSGKKALLSSLTTSLILHEKINTTIQKARLLRPYAEKLITCAKQKNLASIRKVASEIHDRQALKKMNEVLVPRYADRKGGYLRIIKLGNRVGDAASIVVIKLVQ; this is translated from the coding sequence ATGCTTACGACCTCTTCTGGAAAAAAAGCCCTGCTAAGCAGCCTTACGACTTCTTTGATTCTGCATGAAAAAATTAACACTACAATTCAAAAAGCCAGGCTTCTAAGGCCTTATGCAGAAAAGTTGATTACCTGTGCTAAACAAAAAAATCTGGCTTCTATCAGGAAAGTTGCAAGCGAAATTCATGACAGGCAGGCTTTGAAAAAAATGAATGAAGTGCTCGTGCCCAGGTATGCAGACCGCAAAGGCGGTTATTTAAGAATAATAAAATTAGGAAACCGCGTAGGTGATGCAGCTTCTATAGTCGTGATAAAACTAGTGCAATAA